One Vibrio campbellii CAIM 519 = NBRC 15631 = ATCC 25920 genomic window carries:
- a CDS encoding diguanylate cyclase, which produces MSNKILVVEDSRAFKNYLQQLLNQAGYEVLTAENYGEAQSILATQPELLCAVLDYCLPDAQDGEIIDLVLSHQQKVIVLTAMFQDDAREKMLAKGVLDYILKDSMASVSYLLPLLKRLTNNQHHKCLVVDDSMTVRRHVVQLLEHQYIQTLQAEDGQQAIKLIEQNPDITLVLTDHDMPVKNGITMIRELRQKLDKNQLAILGISGSDDRTMTARFLKAGANDFLYKPFNQEEFFCRVHQILDMKEATTELFRMANQDALTGLWNRRFLFGQACSGCEKRNIAMLDIDFFKKVNDNYGHGGGDAALVMVANILKVYFPGDVIARFGGEEFCIQASGCYDDFVTRLEQMRQRVEKTPIPYQNNSIQVTISIGVSSVEGNLDQQIKVADDRLYQAKESGRNQTIYQ; this is translated from the coding sequence TTGAGTAATAAAATACTGGTCGTCGAAGACAGCCGTGCCTTTAAAAACTACTTACAGCAGCTGTTAAACCAAGCAGGTTATGAGGTACTCACTGCAGAAAACTATGGTGAAGCCCAATCGATTTTAGCAACTCAACCAGAATTGCTTTGTGCCGTTCTCGACTATTGCCTGCCCGACGCACAAGATGGCGAAATTATCGACTTGGTACTTTCCCACCAGCAAAAAGTCATCGTGCTGACGGCTATGTTTCAAGATGATGCTCGCGAAAAAATGTTAGCCAAAGGTGTCCTCGATTACATCTTAAAGGACAGTATGGCGTCGGTATCCTACCTACTTCCACTCCTCAAACGATTAACGAACAATCAACACCATAAGTGTTTGGTGGTCGATGATTCAATGACGGTTCGTCGCCATGTGGTTCAACTACTAGAGCACCAGTATATACAAACACTTCAGGCTGAAGATGGCCAACAAGCCATTAAGCTAATCGAGCAGAATCCAGATATTACGTTGGTGCTGACTGATCACGATATGCCAGTAAAAAACGGCATTACCATGATTCGCGAGTTACGCCAGAAATTAGATAAGAACCAACTCGCTATTCTTGGTATCTCAGGCAGTGACGATCGCACAATGACCGCTCGCTTTCTCAAAGCAGGTGCGAATGACTTTCTGTATAAGCCTTTCAATCAAGAAGAGTTCTTCTGCCGAGTTCATCAAATCTTGGACATGAAGGAAGCAACAACAGAGCTGTTTAGAATGGCGAACCAAGATGCTCTCACAGGCTTGTGGAATAGACGTTTCTTGTTTGGGCAAGCATGTAGCGGCTGCGAAAAACGTAATATCGCGATGTTGGATATCGACTTTTTCAAGAAAGTGAACGATAACTACGGGCATGGTGGCGGTGATGCTGCACTTGTGATGGTGGCAAATATCTTGAAGGTCTATTTCCCAGGCGATGTAATTGCTCGCTTTGGCGGGGAAGAGTTTTGTATTCAAGCCAGTGGCTGTTATGACGACTTCGTCACCCGATTGGAGCAGATGCGCCAGCGTGTTGAAAAAACACCAATCCCTTATCAGAACAATAGCATCCAAGTAACCATAAGTATTGGTGTATCGAGTGTTGAAGGAAACCTTGATCAACAGATTAAAGTGGCTGATGACCGTTTATATCAAGCGAAAGAAAGTGGTCGAAACCAGACTATCTACCAATAG
- the nqrM gene encoding (Na+)-NQR maturation NqrM has translation MSTFLITFAVFVAVIAAMAVGYIFQKKVVKGSCGGLGAVGIDKVCNCPEPCDARKKREAREALRAEKLAAWEKDRIA, from the coding sequence ATGAGTACATTTCTAATTACTTTTGCTGTCTTTGTTGCGGTAATTGCAGCGATGGCAGTGGGTTACATCTTCCAAAAGAAGGTCGTAAAAGGTAGCTGCGGCGGCCTTGGTGCGGTTGGTATTGACAAAGTATGTAACTGCCCAGAACCATGTGATGCACGTAAAAAGCGTGAGGCACGTGAAGCACTGCGCGCTGAAAAGCTAGCTGCGTGGGAAAAAGACCGTATTGCTTAA
- a CDS encoding FAD:protein FMN transferase — protein MKKWLVAFASLLVLAGCEQPADQVHLSGPTMGTTYNIKYIEQDGLPSPEVLQTEIDRLLEEVNDQMSTYREDSELSRFNQHQTSEPFEVSPQTATVVKEAIRLNGLTLGALDVTVGPLVNLWGFGPEARPDVVPTDEELSARKANTGIHHLSVEGNKMSKDIPNLYVDLSTIAKGWGVDVVADYLQSQGIHNYMVEVGGEMRLKGINREGVPWRIAIEKPTVDERSIQEIIEPGDMAIATSGDYRNYFESNGVRYSHIINPQTGKPIHHKVVSVTVLDKSSMTADGLATGLMVLGQDKGMEIANENNIPVFMIVKTDDGFKELASEAYKPFMKK, from the coding sequence GTGAAAAAGTGGCTTGTTGCATTCGCTTCTCTATTGGTTCTAGCTGGTTGTGAACAGCCTGCAGATCAAGTTCATTTAAGTGGCCCAACAATGGGTACCACATACAACATTAAATACATCGAGCAAGATGGCCTGCCATCGCCTGAAGTTTTGCAAACAGAAATCGATCGCCTACTTGAAGAAGTGAACGATCAGATGTCGACTTACCGTGAAGATTCAGAGCTTAGCCGTTTTAACCAACACCAGACCAGTGAGCCATTTGAAGTATCACCGCAAACGGCAACGGTAGTGAAAGAAGCGATTCGCTTGAACGGTCTTACTCTAGGCGCACTAGACGTAACCGTTGGTCCACTGGTGAATCTTTGGGGCTTTGGTCCAGAAGCTCGTCCAGATGTGGTTCCGACAGATGAAGAGCTATCAGCTCGTAAAGCAAACACAGGTATTCACCATCTTTCGGTTGAAGGCAATAAAATGTCGAAAGACATTCCAAACTTGTACGTTGACCTATCGACTATCGCAAAAGGTTGGGGTGTTGATGTGGTTGCGGATTACCTACAATCACAAGGCATTCACAACTACATGGTAGAAGTTGGCGGTGAAATGCGTTTGAAAGGCATTAACCGTGAAGGTGTGCCATGGCGTATTGCCATTGAAAAGCCGACTGTTGATGAGCGCTCAATTCAAGAAATTATTGAGCCTGGCGACATGGCAATTGCAACAAGTGGTGACTATCGTAATTACTTTGAGAGCAATGGTGTGCGATACTCTCACATCATCAATCCGCAAACAGGCAAACCAATCCATCATAAAGTGGTGTCTGTAACGGTACTGGATAAATCGTCGATGACGGCTGATGGTCTTGCAACTGGGCTTATGGTTCTAGGTCAAGACAAAGGCATGGAAATCGCGAACGAGAACAACATTCCTGTTTTCATGATCGTGAAAACGGATGATGGTTTTAAAGAGCTGGCTTCGGAAGCATACAAGCCGTTCATGAAGAAATAA
- the nqrF gene encoding NADH:ubiquinone reductase (Na(+)-transporting) subunit F: MDIILGVVMFTLIVLALVLVILFAKSKLVPTGDITISVNDDPSLAIVTQPGGKLLSALAGAGVFVSSACGGGGSCGQCRVKVKSGGGDILPTELDHITKGEAREGERLACQVAMKTDMDIELPEEIFGVKKWECTVISNDNKATFIKELKLQIPDGESVPFRAGGYIQIEAPAHHVKYADYDIPEEYREDWEKFNLFRYESKVNEETIRAYSMANYPEEHGIIMLNVRIATPPPNNPDVAPGIMSSFIWSLKEGDKCTISGPFGEFFAKDTDAEMVFVGGGAGMAPMRSHIFDQLKRLHSKRKMSFWYGARSKREMFYVEDFDGLAAENDNFVWHCALSDPLPEDNWDGYTGFIHNVLYENYLRDHEAPEDCEYYMCGPPMMNAAVIGMLKDLGVEDENILLDDFGG; encoded by the coding sequence ATGGACATTATTCTTGGTGTAGTGATGTTTACTCTGATCGTACTTGCGCTAGTACTAGTGATTCTTTTCGCTAAGTCTAAGCTTGTACCAACAGGTGACATTACAATTTCTGTGAACGATGACCCATCACTGGCGATCGTTACACAACCAGGTGGCAAGTTACTATCTGCGCTAGCGGGCGCTGGCGTATTCGTATCTTCTGCTTGTGGTGGCGGTGGCTCTTGTGGTCAGTGTCGCGTAAAAGTTAAATCAGGTGGTGGTGACATTCTACCTACCGAGCTTGACCACATTACTAAAGGTGAAGCGCGTGAAGGTGAGCGTCTAGCGTGTCAGGTTGCAATGAAAACTGACATGGACATCGAACTTCCTGAAGAAATCTTCGGCGTTAAGAAGTGGGAATGTACAGTTATCTCTAACGATAACAAAGCAACATTCATCAAAGAGCTTAAGCTACAAATCCCAGATGGCGAATCAGTACCTTTCCGTGCTGGTGGTTACATACAGATTGAAGCGCCAGCTCACCACGTTAAATACGCGGATTACGATATTCCTGAGGAATACCGTGAGGATTGGGAGAAGTTCAACCTATTCCGCTACGAGTCTAAAGTTAATGAAGAGACAATTCGTGCATACTCTATGGCTAACTACCCAGAAGAGCACGGTATCATCATGCTTAACGTTCGTATCGCAACTCCGCCGCCAAATAACCCAGACGTTGCACCTGGTATCATGTCATCGTTCATCTGGTCTCTAAAAGAAGGCGACAAGTGTACGATCTCTGGTCCATTCGGTGAGTTCTTCGCGAAAGATACTGACGCTGAGATGGTATTCGTTGGTGGTGGTGCAGGTATGGCTCCAATGCGTTCTCATATCTTCGACCAGCTGAAACGTCTGCACTCTAAGCGTAAGATGTCATTCTGGTACGGTGCACGTTCTAAGCGTGAAATGTTCTACGTAGAAGACTTCGATGGCTTAGCGGCTGAGAACGATAACTTCGTATGGCACTGTGCACTGTCTGATCCACTTCCAGAAGATAACTGGGATGGTTACACTGGCTTCATTCACAACGTTCTTTACGAGAACTACCTACGTGATCACGAAGCGCCAGAAGACTGTGAATACTACATGTGTGGTCCACCTATGATGAACGCTGCTGTAATCGGCATGCTGAAAGATCTAGGTGTAGAGGATGAAAACATCCTTCTAGATGACTTCGGTGGTTAA
- the nqrE gene encoding NADH:ubiquinone reductase (Na(+)-transporting) subunit E — protein sequence MEHYISLLVKSIFIENMALSFFLGMCTFLAVSKKVKTSFGLGVAVVVVLTIAVPVNNLVYTHILKENALVEGVDLSFLNFIAFIGVIAALVQILEMVLDRFFPPLYNALGIFLPLITVNCAIFGGVSFMVTRDYNFAESIVYGFGSGVGWMLAIVALAGIREKMKYSDVPPGLRGLGITFITVGLMALGFMSFSGVQL from the coding sequence ATGGAACATTACATTAGCTTGTTGGTTAAATCGATTTTTATCGAAAACATGGCTTTGTCTTTCTTTTTAGGTATGTGTACTTTCCTTGCCGTATCTAAGAAAGTAAAGACTTCCTTCGGCCTAGGTGTTGCGGTAGTGGTAGTGTTAACTATCGCAGTTCCTGTGAACAACCTTGTTTACACTCACATTCTCAAAGAGAATGCGTTGGTCGAGGGTGTTGACTTAAGCTTCCTTAACTTTATCGCGTTTATCGGTGTTATCGCTGCATTAGTACAAATCCTAGAGATGGTTCTTGACCGTTTCTTCCCACCTTTGTACAACGCGCTTGGCATCTTCCTACCGCTGATCACAGTTAACTGTGCGATTTTCGGTGGCGTATCTTTCATGGTAACTCGCGATTACAACTTCGCGGAATCGATCGTTTACGGTTTCGGCTCTGGTGTAGGCTGGATGTTAGCGATCGTCGCTCTTGCAGGTATCCGTGAGAAGATGAAGTACTCAGATGTACCTCCTGGTCTACGTGGTCTAGGCATCACGTTTATCACTGTAGGTCTAATGGCGTTAGGCTTTATGTCTTTCTCTGGTGTTCAACTGTAA
- a CDS encoding NADH:ubiquinone reductase (Na(+)-transporting) subunit D produces MSSAQNIKKSIMAPVLDNNPIALQVLGVCSALAVTTKLETAFVMTIAVMFVTALSNFFVSLIRNHIPNSVRIIVQMAIIASLVIVVDQVLKAYLYDVSKQLSVFVGLIITNCIVMGRAEAFAMKSPPIPSFIDGIGNGLGYGFVLITVGFFRELLGSGKIFGMEVLPLVSNGGWYQPNGLMLLAPSAFFLIGFLIWAIRTFKPEQVEAKE; encoded by the coding sequence ATGTCTAGTGCACAAAACATCAAAAAGAGCATTATGGCGCCAGTATTGGATAACAACCCAATTGCGCTGCAAGTTCTTGGTGTATGTTCTGCTCTTGCAGTAACTACAAAGCTGGAAACAGCATTCGTTATGACTATCGCAGTAATGTTTGTTACTGCTTTATCTAACTTTTTCGTTTCTCTTATCCGTAACCACATTCCTAACAGTGTGCGTATCATCGTTCAGATGGCAATCATTGCTTCATTAGTAATTGTGGTAGACCAAGTGCTTAAGGCTTACCTATACGATGTTTCAAAGCAGCTATCGGTATTCGTAGGTCTAATCATCACGAACTGTATCGTAATGGGTCGTGCTGAGGCATTTGCGATGAAGTCGCCACCGATCCCTTCATTTATTGATGGTATTGGTAATGGTCTTGGCTACGGCTTCGTACTAATCACTGTTGGTTTCTTTCGTGAGCTTTTAGGCTCAGGCAAGATATTCGGCATGGAAGTACTTCCTTTGGTGAGCAATGGCGGTTGGTATCAGCCAAACGGCCTAATGCTACTTGCACCATCGGCATTCTTCTTGATTGGTTTCCTGATTTGGGCAATTCGTACGTTCAAGCCAGAGCAAGTAGAAGCTAAGGAGTAA
- a CDS encoding Na(+)-translocating NADH-quinone reductase subunit C encodes MASNNDSIKKTLGVVVGLSLVCSIIVSTAAVGLRDQQKANAVLDKQSKIVEVAGIDAEGKKVPELFAEYIEPRLVDFKTGDFVEKAEDGSTAANYDQRKAAKDPAESIKLTADEDKAKILRRANTGIVYLVKNGDDISKVIIPVHGNGLWSMMYAFVAVETDGNTVSGITYYEQGETPGLGGEVENPAWRAQFVGKKLFDENHKPAIEVVKGGAPEGSEHGVDGLSGATLTSNGVQHTFDFWLGDMGFGPFLAKVRDGELN; translated from the coding sequence ATGGCAAGTAATAACGACAGCATTAAAAAGACGCTGGGTGTTGTTGTCGGGTTGAGCCTTGTTTGTTCAATCATCGTATCAACAGCAGCAGTAGGTCTGCGTGACCAGCAAAAAGCTAACGCTGTACTAGATAAGCAATCAAAGATTGTAGAAGTTGCGGGTATCGACGCTGAAGGTAAGAAAGTTCCTGAGCTTTTTGCTGAGTACATCGAACCTCGTCTAGTTGACTTCAAAACTGGTGATTTTGTAGAGAAGGCTGAAGACGGCTCTACAGCAGCTAACTACGACCAACGTAAAGCAGCGAAGGATCCAGCAGAGTCTATCAAGCTAACGGCTGATGAAGACAAAGCTAAGATCCTACGTCGTGCTAACACAGGTATCGTTTACCTAGTGAAAAACGGTGATGATATTTCTAAAGTTATCATCCCAGTTCACGGTAACGGCCTATGGTCAATGATGTATGCATTCGTTGCGGTTGAAACTGACGGTAACACTGTTTCTGGCATTACTTACTACGAGCAAGGTGAAACTCCTGGACTTGGTGGTGAAGTAGAAAATCCAGCATGGCGAGCTCAATTCGTTGGTAAGAAACTCTTCGACGAGAACCACAAACCAGCAATTGAAGTTGTTAAAGGTGGTGCTCCAGAAGGTTCTGAACATGGTGTTGATGGCCTGTCTGGTGCAACACTTACAAGTAACGGTGTTCAGCATACATTTGACTTTTGGTTAGGTGATATGGGCTTTGGTCCTTTCTTAGCAAAAGTTCGTGACGGAGAACTGAACTAA
- a CDS encoding NADH:ubiquinone reductase (Na(+)-transporting) subunit B, with amino-acid sequence MALKKYLEDIEHHFEPGGKHEKWFALYEAVATVFYTPGLITKKSAHVRDSVDLKRIMIMVWLAVFPAMFWGMYNAGGQAIAALNHMYAGEQLATVISGNWHYWLTEMFGGTIGAEAGVGSKMLLGATYFLPIYATVFIVGGFWEVLFCMVRKHEVNEGFFVTSILFALIVPPTLPLWQAALGITFGVVVAKEIFGGTGRNFLNPALAGRAFLFFAYPAQISGDVVWTAADGFSGATALSQWAHGGSGALINNVTGAPITWMDAFIGNIPGSIGEVSTLALMIGAAMIVYMRIASWRIIAGVMIGMIAVSTLFNVIGSDTNPMFNMPWHWHLVLGGFAFGMFFMATDPVSASFTNGAKWWYGILIGAMCVMIRVVNPAYPEGMMLAILFANLFAPLFDHVVIEKNIKRRLARYGK; translated from the coding sequence ATGGCTCTTAAAAAGTATCTTGAAGACATCGAGCATCACTTTGAACCGGGCGGTAAACACGAAAAGTGGTTTGCTCTTTATGAAGCAGTCGCAACTGTTTTCTACACACCTGGTCTAATTACAAAAAAAAGCGCGCATGTTCGTGATAGCGTTGACCTAAAACGTATCATGATCATGGTTTGGCTAGCCGTATTCCCAGCAATGTTCTGGGGGATGTACAACGCGGGTGGTCAAGCTATTGCAGCACTTAACCATATGTACGCTGGTGAACAACTAGCGACAGTTATCTCAGGTAACTGGCACTACTGGCTAACAGAGATGTTTGGCGGCACCATCGGTGCAGAAGCGGGCGTTGGCAGTAAGATGCTACTGGGGGCGACCTACTTCCTACCAATCTACGCAACAGTCTTTATTGTTGGTGGTTTCTGGGAAGTGCTTTTCTGTATGGTGCGTAAGCACGAAGTTAACGAAGGTTTCTTTGTAACTTCTATTCTATTCGCACTTATCGTTCCACCAACGCTACCTCTATGGCAAGCGGCACTGGGTATTACATTCGGTGTTGTTGTAGCTAAAGAGATCTTCGGTGGTACAGGCCGTAACTTCCTGAACCCTGCTCTTGCAGGTCGTGCTTTCCTATTCTTCGCTTACCCAGCGCAAATCTCGGGTGACGTAGTATGGACTGCGGCTGACGGCTTCTCTGGTGCAACTGCTCTTAGCCAGTGGGCTCACGGCGGTAGCGGCGCATTGATCAACAACGTCACTGGCGCTCCTATCACTTGGATGGATGCATTCATCGGTAACATCCCTGGCTCAATTGGTGAAGTATCAACGCTTGCTCTAATGATCGGTGCAGCGATGATCGTTTACATGCGAATCGCTTCATGGCGCATCATCGCAGGTGTAATGATCGGTATGATTGCAGTATCGACACTATTCAACGTGATCGGTTCTGACACCAACCCAATGTTCAACATGCCATGGCACTGGCACCTAGTACTAGGTGGTTTTGCATTCGGTATGTTCTTTATGGCAACAGATCCAGTATCGGCGTCATTTACTAACGGCGCTAAGTGGTGGTACGGCATCCTAATCGGTGCAATGTGTGTGATGATCCGTGTAGTTAACCCAGCTTACCCAGAAGGTATGATGCTGGCGATTCTATTCGCGAACCTATTCGCACCTCTGTTCGACCATGTAGTTATCGAGAAGAACATCAAGCGGAGACTAGCACGCTATGGCAAGTAA
- a CDS encoding Na(+)-translocating NADH-quinone reductase subunit A, which yields MITIKKGLDLPIAGAPSQVINDGKTIKKVALLGEEYVGMRPTMHVRVGDEVKKAQVLFEDKKNPGVKFTAPAAGKVIEINRGAKRVLQSVVIEVAGEEQVTFDKFEAAQLAGLDREVIKTQLVESGLWTALRTRPFSKVPAIESATKAIFVTAMDTNPLAAQPELIINEQQEAFVAGLDILSALTEGKVYVCKSGTSLPRSSQSNVEEHVFDGPHPAGLAGTHMHFLYPVNADNVAWSINYQDVIAFGQLFLTGELYTDRVVSLAGPVVNNPRLLRTVVGASLEDLTDNELMPGEVRVISGSVLTGTQAIGPHGYLGRYHVQVSVLREGREKELFGWAMPGKNKFSVTRSFLGHIFKGQLFNMTTTTNGSDRSMVPIGNYERIMPLDMEPTLLLRDLCAGDTDSAVALGALELDEEDVALCTFVCPGKYEYGELLRECLDKIEKEG from the coding sequence ATGATTACAATAAAGAAGGGCTTGGATCTTCCTATCGCAGGAGCTCCATCCCAGGTGATTAATGATGGTAAGACCATCAAAAAAGTCGCCTTGCTTGGCGAAGAGTACGTTGGCATGCGTCCTACCATGCATGTCCGCGTTGGCGATGAAGTGAAAAAAGCGCAAGTTCTTTTTGAAGACAAAAAGAACCCTGGCGTGAAGTTCACTGCTCCAGCAGCCGGTAAAGTGATCGAAATTAACCGTGGCGCTAAGCGTGTACTTCAATCAGTAGTGATTGAAGTGGCAGGCGAAGAGCAGGTTACGTTTGATAAGTTCGAAGCAGCTCAACTAGCAGGTCTAGATCGCGAAGTGATCAAGACTCAATTGGTTGAATCTGGCCTTTGGACCGCTTTACGTACTCGTCCGTTCAGCAAGGTTCCAGCAATCGAGTCTGCTACTAAGGCTATTTTCGTAACTGCGATGGATACTAATCCACTAGCAGCACAGCCTGAGTTGATCATCAATGAACAACAAGAAGCATTCGTTGCAGGTCTAGACATTCTTTCAGCCCTGACAGAAGGCAAGGTTTACGTATGTAAGTCTGGCACTAGCTTGCCACGCTCTTCTCAGTCAAACGTAGAAGAACACGTCTTCGATGGCCCTCACCCAGCAGGTCTTGCTGGCACCCACATGCATTTCCTATACCCAGTGAATGCAGACAATGTGGCATGGAGCATCAACTACCAAGACGTTATCGCGTTCGGTCAGCTTTTCCTAACGGGTGAGCTTTACACTGATCGTGTTGTGTCTCTAGCTGGTCCTGTTGTGAACAACCCACGTCTTCTTCGTACAGTTGTAGGTGCTTCTCTTGAAGACCTAACTGACAACGAGTTGATGCCTGGCGAAGTTCGTGTGATTTCTGGCTCAGTATTAACTGGCACTCAAGCTATTGGTCCTCACGGGTACTTGGGTCGTTATCACGTGCAAGTTTCTGTGCTGCGTGAAGGCCGCGAGAAAGAGCTTTTCGGCTGGGCTATGCCTGGAAAGAACAAGTTCTCTGTTACTCGCTCATTCCTTGGTCACATCTTCAAAGGCCAATTGTTCAATATGACAACAACGACCAATGGCAGTGATCGTTCCATGGTTCCAATTGGTAACTACGAGCGTATTATGCCTCTGGATATGGAACCGACTTTGCTACTTCGTGATCTATGCGCAGGCGATACAGACAGTGCAGTTGCACTAGGTGCGTTAGAGCTAGACGAAGAAGACGTAGCATTGTGTACTTTTGTTTGTCCGGGTAAATACGAGTACGGTGAACTACTTCGTGAATGCCTAGATAAGATCGAGAAGGAAGGGTAA
- the bolA gene encoding transcriptional regulator BolA codes for MIQEIIETKLHSELQPNFLKVINESYMHNVPPGSESHFKVIVVSDAFTGQRLIGRHRQVHTVLADELENHIHALAIHTYTNEEWQQEQDGAPDSPMCMGGGR; via the coding sequence ATGATCCAAGAAATCATAGAAACGAAACTGCACAGTGAGCTGCAACCTAATTTTTTAAAAGTGATCAATGAGAGTTATATGCACAATGTTCCGCCTGGCTCTGAGAGCCATTTCAAAGTGATTGTGGTCAGCGATGCATTTACTGGTCAGCGCCTCATTGGACGTCACCGTCAGGTACACACTGTACTGGCGGATGAGCTTGAGAATCACATCCATGCCTTGGCGATTCACACTTATACCAATGAAGAGTGGCAACAAGAACAAGATGGTGCGCCAGATAGCCCTATGTGTATGGGTGGCGGTCGCTAG
- a CDS encoding methyltransferase, which yields MKTELDLHDRSLTLHRFPKRSNETLQAWDAGDEYLINHVEEMALPDNQNIVVVNDNFGALACWFSDKHNVTLMGDSFISHKGAQQNLADNQCNQVSFLSTMDDIPENTDLVLMQLPKSNRHLVWLLSQLRKTLPASCPIVAVNKAKEIHTSTLKLFENYLGETKTSLAWKKHRLVFSTANAQPVIDVDPMTIWGIEGESIRLKNLPNVYSGESLDLGARFMLQHLPQDPTLKHVIDLGCGNGVLSVKMGQLNPQARLTSVDESFMAIESAKQNLLDNLGDARDIQCIANNCLDGFTPDCADMVMCNPPFHQQQAITDHIAWQMFCDAKQILNQGGKLLVIGNRHLGYYAKLKRLFGDKNVKLVASNNKFVILQATKNPAKLGAKQ from the coding sequence ATGAAAACCGAATTAGACCTTCACGATCGTAGCCTCACGCTGCATCGTTTCCCAAAGCGCTCCAACGAAACTCTTCAAGCATGGGATGCGGGTGATGAGTACCTTATCAATCACGTAGAAGAAATGGCGTTGCCAGATAATCAAAATATCGTAGTTGTTAATGATAACTTCGGTGCGTTGGCATGCTGGTTTTCAGACAAGCACAATGTGACGTTGATGGGTGACTCTTTCATCTCACACAAGGGTGCGCAACAAAACCTTGCAGACAACCAATGCAATCAAGTGTCTTTTCTCTCTACGATGGATGACATTCCAGAGAATACAGACTTAGTTTTGATGCAACTGCCAAAAAGTAACCGCCATCTAGTTTGGTTACTCAGTCAACTGCGTAAAACGTTGCCAGCATCCTGCCCTATTGTTGCGGTCAACAAAGCGAAAGAGATCCATACGTCGACACTCAAACTGTTTGAGAATTACTTAGGCGAGACTAAAACCTCTCTAGCGTGGAAAAAGCATCGTTTAGTATTCTCAACTGCCAATGCTCAACCAGTCATAGATGTCGACCCAATGACGATTTGGGGCATTGAAGGTGAGAGTATTCGACTGAAAAACCTGCCAAATGTATACTCAGGCGAAAGCTTGGATCTCGGCGCACGTTTTATGCTGCAACACCTTCCTCAAGATCCAACGTTGAAACACGTCATCGACCTTGGCTGTGGTAATGGTGTGCTGTCAGTAAAAATGGGGCAATTAAATCCTCAAGCTCGTTTAACCAGCGTGGATGAAAGCTTTATGGCTATCGAGTCAGCAAAACAAAACTTGCTCGATAACCTAGGCGACGCCCGCGATATTCAATGCATTGCGAACAACTGCTTAGATGGTTTCACCCCAGACTGTGCAGACATGGTGATGTGCAACCCACCGTTCCATCAGCAGCAAGCGATCACTGACCACATTGCGTGGCAAATGTTCTGCGATGCGAAACAAATACTGAACCAAGGCGGTAAATTATTGGTCATAGGTAACCGTCACCTTGGTTACTATGCGAAGCTGAAACGTCTGTTTGGCGACAAAAATGTGAAATTAGTCGCTTCTAACAATAAGTTCGTGATTTTACAGGCAACGAAAAATCCTGCTAAATTAGGCGCCAAGCAATAA
- a CDS encoding YajG family lipoprotein: protein MKKLVLAASVALLAACSAPQQPQLNLMPETTLSTNPIAQGKSYSLTSKDVRAAQYVALVDNGRSNILPLHAKQNLRISLEEALEKQFSSQGFHSDLNSDNSIELEVEEALVNVKHSVMENEMDAKVVLEITAETPQGKLVKTYTGTAKRSGTLSASDSDIEQTLNDVVALTLKEIANDPELRQYMQERF, encoded by the coding sequence ATGAAAAAACTGGTACTCGCGGCTTCGGTTGCCTTGCTTGCTGCATGTTCGGCGCCACAACAACCTCAACTGAACCTGATGCCTGAGACGACGCTAAGCACGAACCCAATCGCACAAGGCAAGAGCTACAGTCTAACCAGTAAAGACGTACGTGCGGCTCAGTATGTTGCTCTAGTCGATAACGGTCGTTCAAATATTTTGCCTCTTCATGCGAAACAAAACCTACGTATTTCTCTTGAAGAAGCATTAGAGAAGCAATTCTCTTCTCAAGGTTTCCATTCAGATCTGAACAGCGATAACTCGATTGAGCTTGAAGTGGAAGAAGCGTTGGTAAACGTAAAGCACTCTGTAATGGAAAACGAGATGGATGCGAAAGTCGTTCTAGAAATTACCGCAGAAACTCCGCAAGGCAAGCTTGTTAAGACCTATACTGGTACTGCTAAACGTTCAGGCACACTAAGCGCTTCAGACTCTGACATTGAACAAACATTGAATGATGTCGTGGCTCTAACTCTAAAAGAGATCGCGAATGACCCTGAACTTCGCCAATACATGCAGGAGCGATTCTAA